The following are from one region of the Stigmatella ashevillena genome:
- a CDS encoding AMP-binding protein — protein MSQLPELNVSHAFTGKRLLFAGSTGFVGKVTLSMLLTHYGQALDKVYVLVRKGSAASAERRFFDKVAISEPFQPLRDALGEEAALAFIRQKCQVLDGDITDPLMGLTEAQADELTGQVSAIVNCAGLVSFNPSLEVGLNVNTHGVKYSVDLALKWSAPLIHMSTAFVAGNRSGLVFEDEEVAGYFPKKDEMDGRDFSLEQELKDAERIVARLREQADDKALTSLFRKKALDRLAEEGRDSRDEKTLRLAVGRERKLWLTTELVRAGMERAQHWGWPNTYTYTKSLGEQVMAATPGLRYSIVRPSIVETSRHFPFPGWNEGFTTSAPLAFAGIKGQRGIPSGFKTILDIIPVDQVAGATLGITAHALTVNERRVYHLASGDENPFYASRSVELVGLYRRRYYRNKEGGNALLNEVRARIEPQPVTRQRFESLSAPAFAKGARLLKQVIDEVRPAWGAPTVQALLDRAKVKLDDVEEQASGLSQLIELFLPFLWENRYVFRCDNTRSVYTRMLPSDRAKIPWDPENINWREYWLETHLPGLEKFVFPGLEEETKRRTVISAYRDLLELFEASVHAWRHRVAFRMVSGEREERLTYGEVHRYAGRIGSALLRAGVKHGDRVLLVSENRPEWGTAYFGILRAGATVVPVDPALTEAEVLNIARRSQARVCLLSDQSAEEYPGLTQSLTSGEHPTQVLGLGEAMGGDPAYPDGIGPVRKTAAADDVASLIFTSGTTGNPKGVMLTHRNFASLVAKLAGAFSIGVGDGLLSILPLHHTFEFSAGFLTPFSRGAEISYIDELTADRLGDVFETGRVTAMIGVPAVWQLLHRKITQEISSRPPIIEQAIKALQATHGELRNRSSINLGKLLFWPVHRKFGGRIKFLVSGGSALPDDVHKAFHAFGFNITEGYGLTEAAPVLSVAEGTNKRQPGTVGKALPGIEFRIDQPDNEGIGEVLAKGPNIMAGYFGDREATEAVLKEGWLYTGDLGRLDDEGRLYLVGRKKDVIIDANGKNVYPDELEEQYGTHEHLKELSIVGLLDEAGGEKVACLCVPDYKDRPRDEVRRELEVHFREVSAEMPFYRRVKVLRFWDGELPRTSTRKVKRKLVVEELKRLERLASSGEKAREKVAHPTTGGVSDWLYPLVAEVVNRPLSDVRPEANLAGDLGFDSLMLTELSVALEQAGVPLPAVNDLTQVNTVEDLRKLIVASGKRPAAETRAKEISEENKRSEEVEIPVPQLAADLGRQLLTLGQQVLYGGVFDVKVTGRPFVPQNRNFLVIANHASHLDAGLIRTVLQEQGQKLVALAARDYFFDTPLKRAYFENFTDLIPMDRHGSLRESLRLAGESLRLGYNLLIFPEGTRSPTGELLEFKPTLGYLALSYEVDVLPLYLRGTFEALPKGTMFPKSKKLEVHIGPALKHTDLRTLTQGMARSESYRYATRLAEDAVKALREGGVLNIDAKATPQEQRKALRPGGGQDA, from the coding sequence ATGAGCCAGCTGCCCGAACTGAACGTCTCTCACGCCTTCACCGGCAAGCGCCTGCTCTTCGCCGGGTCCACCGGCTTCGTGGGCAAGGTGACCCTCTCCATGCTCCTGACGCACTACGGTCAGGCGCTGGACAAGGTCTACGTGCTCGTCCGCAAGGGCAGCGCCGCCTCCGCCGAGCGCCGCTTCTTCGACAAGGTGGCCATCAGCGAGCCCTTCCAGCCGCTGCGCGACGCGCTCGGTGAGGAGGCCGCGCTGGCGTTCATCCGCCAGAAGTGCCAGGTGCTCGATGGCGACATCACCGATCCGCTCATGGGCCTCACCGAGGCGCAGGCGGACGAGCTGACCGGCCAGGTGTCCGCCATCGTCAACTGCGCGGGGCTGGTGTCCTTCAACCCCTCGTTGGAGGTGGGCCTCAACGTCAACACCCACGGCGTGAAGTACTCGGTGGACCTGGCGCTCAAGTGGAGCGCCCCGCTCATCCACATGTCCACCGCCTTCGTCGCGGGCAACCGCAGCGGCCTCGTCTTCGAGGACGAGGAGGTGGCCGGCTACTTCCCGAAGAAGGACGAGATGGATGGGCGCGACTTCAGCCTGGAGCAGGAGCTGAAGGACGCCGAGCGCATCGTCGCACGCCTGCGCGAGCAGGCCGATGACAAGGCCCTCACCTCGCTGTTCCGCAAGAAGGCGCTGGACCGGCTGGCCGAGGAAGGCCGCGACAGCCGGGACGAGAAAACCCTGCGTCTGGCCGTGGGCCGCGAGCGCAAGCTGTGGCTCACCACCGAGCTGGTGCGGGCCGGCATGGAGCGCGCCCAGCACTGGGGTTGGCCCAACACGTACACGTACACCAAGAGCCTGGGCGAGCAGGTCATGGCCGCCACGCCCGGCTTGCGCTACTCCATCGTCCGGCCCTCCATCGTGGAGACCTCGCGCCACTTCCCCTTCCCCGGCTGGAACGAGGGCTTCACCACCTCCGCCCCCCTGGCGTTCGCCGGCATCAAGGGACAGCGCGGCATCCCCTCCGGGTTCAAGACCATCCTGGACATCATCCCGGTGGATCAGGTGGCGGGCGCCACCCTCGGCATCACCGCCCATGCCCTCACGGTGAACGAGCGGCGCGTCTACCACCTGGCCTCCGGCGACGAGAACCCCTTCTACGCCAGCCGCTCGGTGGAGCTGGTGGGCCTCTACCGCCGCCGCTACTACCGCAACAAGGAGGGGGGCAACGCGCTGCTCAACGAGGTCCGCGCGCGCATCGAGCCGCAGCCTGTCACGCGCCAGCGGTTCGAGAGCCTCAGCGCCCCCGCCTTCGCCAAGGGCGCGCGCCTGCTCAAGCAGGTCATCGACGAGGTGCGGCCCGCCTGGGGCGCTCCCACCGTCCAGGCCCTGCTGGACCGGGCGAAGGTGAAGCTGGACGACGTGGAGGAGCAAGCCTCCGGCCTCAGCCAGCTCATCGAGCTGTTCCTCCCCTTCCTCTGGGAGAACCGCTACGTCTTCCGCTGCGACAACACGCGCTCCGTCTACACGCGGATGCTGCCTTCGGACCGGGCGAAGATTCCCTGGGATCCCGAGAACATCAACTGGCGCGAGTACTGGCTGGAGACCCACCTTCCTGGCCTGGAGAAGTTCGTCTTCCCCGGCCTGGAGGAAGAGACGAAGCGGCGCACCGTCATCTCCGCGTACCGGGATCTGCTGGAGCTCTTCGAGGCCTCCGTGCACGCATGGCGGCACCGGGTGGCCTTCCGCATGGTCTCCGGGGAGCGCGAGGAGCGCCTCACCTATGGCGAGGTGCACCGCTATGCGGGCCGCATTGGCAGCGCGCTCCTGCGCGCGGGCGTGAAGCATGGAGACCGGGTGCTCCTGGTCTCGGAGAACCGGCCCGAGTGGGGCACGGCCTACTTCGGCATTCTGCGCGCCGGGGCCACCGTCGTCCCGGTGGATCCCGCGCTCACCGAGGCGGAAGTCCTCAACATCGCGCGCCGGTCCCAGGCCCGGGTGTGCCTGCTGTCGGACCAGTCCGCCGAGGAGTATCCCGGCCTGACCCAGTCACTGACCTCGGGTGAGCACCCCACCCAGGTGCTCGGCCTCGGCGAGGCCATGGGGGGCGACCCCGCCTATCCCGACGGCATCGGGCCCGTGCGCAAGACGGCCGCGGCGGACGACGTGGCGAGCCTCATCTTCACCTCGGGCACCACGGGCAACCCCAAGGGCGTGATGCTCACCCACCGCAACTTCGCCTCGCTGGTGGCGAAGCTGGCCGGCGCCTTCTCCATCGGCGTGGGCGATGGGCTGCTCTCCATCCTCCCCCTGCACCACACGTTCGAGTTCTCCGCCGGCTTCCTCACCCCGTTCTCCCGGGGAGCGGAAATCTCTTACATCGACGAGCTCACCGCGGACCGGCTGGGCGACGTGTTCGAGACCGGCCGGGTGACGGCGATGATCGGCGTGCCGGCGGTGTGGCAGCTCCTCCACCGGAAGATCACCCAGGAGATCTCCTCTCGTCCGCCCATCATCGAGCAGGCCATCAAGGCCCTCCAGGCGACCCATGGGGAGCTGCGCAACCGCAGCTCGATCAACCTGGGCAAGCTGTTGTTCTGGCCGGTGCACCGCAAGTTCGGCGGGCGCATCAAGTTCCTGGTGTCGGGCGGCTCGGCGCTGCCGGACGATGTGCACAAGGCCTTCCACGCCTTTGGCTTCAACATCACCGAAGGCTACGGCCTGACCGAAGCGGCCCCGGTGCTGTCCGTGGCGGAGGGCACCAACAAGCGCCAGCCCGGCACGGTGGGCAAGGCCCTGCCCGGCATCGAGTTCCGCATCGACCAGCCGGACAACGAGGGCATCGGCGAGGTGCTGGCCAAGGGCCCCAACATCATGGCCGGCTACTTCGGGGACCGGGAAGCCACCGAGGCCGTCCTCAAGGAAGGCTGGCTCTACACAGGGGATCTGGGGCGGCTGGATGACGAGGGGCGGCTGTATCTGGTGGGCCGCAAGAAGGACGTCATCATCGATGCCAACGGGAAGAACGTCTACCCGGACGAGCTCGAGGAGCAGTACGGCACCCACGAGCACCTCAAGGAGCTGTCCATCGTCGGCCTGCTGGACGAGGCCGGAGGCGAGAAGGTCGCCTGCCTGTGCGTGCCGGACTACAAGGATCGGCCGCGAGACGAGGTGCGCCGCGAGTTGGAGGTCCACTTCCGCGAGGTGAGCGCGGAGATGCCCTTCTACCGGCGGGTGAAGGTGCTGCGCTTCTGGGACGGGGAGCTGCCTCGCACCTCCACGCGCAAGGTGAAGCGCAAGCTGGTGGTGGAGGAGCTCAAGCGCCTGGAGCGCCTGGCCTCCAGCGGCGAGAAGGCCCGCGAGAAGGTGGCCCACCCCACGACGGGCGGCGTGAGCGACTGGCTCTACCCGCTCGTCGCCGAGGTGGTGAACCGGCCCCTGTCCGACGTGCGCCCCGAAGCGAACCTGGCCGGGGATCTCGGCTTCGACTCGCTGATGCTCACCGAGCTGTCCGTGGCGCTGGAGCAGGCCGGTGTCCCCCTGCCCGCCGTGAACGACTTGACGCAGGTGAACACGGTGGAGGACCTGCGCAAGCTGATCGTCGCCTCGGGAAAGCGGCCCGCCGCGGAGACCCGCGCCAAGGAGATCTCCGAGGAGAACAAGCGCTCCGAGGAGGTGGAGATTCCGGTGCCCCAGCTGGCGGCGGACCTGGGTCGGCAGCTGCTCACCCTGGGCCAGCAGGTGCTCTACGGCGGCGTCTTCGACGTGAAGGTGACAGGCCGACCGTTCGTGCCGCAGAACCGCAACTTCCTCGTCATCGCCAACCACGCCAGCCACCTGGACGCGGGGCTCATCCGCACGGTGCTCCAGGAGCAGGGCCAGAAGCTGGTGGCGCTGGCGGCCCGGGACTACTTCTTCGACACGCCGCTCAAGCGCGCCTACTTCGAGAACTTCACGGACCTCATTCCCATGGACCGGCACGGCAGCCTGCGCGAATCGCTGCGCCTCGCCGGAGAGTCGCTGCGGCTGGGCTACAACCTGCTCATCTTCCCGGAGGGCACGCGCTCACCGACCGGAGAGCTGCTGGAGTTCAAGCCCACGCTGGGCTACCTGGCGCTCTCCTATGAGGTGGACGTGCTGCCGCTCTACCTGCGGGGCACCTTCGAGGCGCTCCCCAAGGGCACGATGTTCCCCAAGTCCAAGAAGCTGGAGGTCCACATCGGCCCGGCGTTGAAGCACACGGACCTGAGGACCCTGACGCAAGGCATGGCGCGCTCGGAGAGCTACCGCTATGCCACTCGGCTGGCGGAAGACGCGGTGAAGGCGCTGCGGGAGGGCGGAGTGCTGAACATCGACGCCAAGGCCACCCCGCAGGAGCAGCGCAAGGCCCTCAGGCCCGGTGGAGGACAGGACGCGTGA
- a CDS encoding lactate racemase domain-containing protein has translation MRPIKTLQKLYDEESQVVITEKGSPPRALFSGENFLLEDLPVGTRVIFPRPPMEGVPNVKAAIRWAINHPEGMDPLHALLRPGMKLTCVIDDISVPLPPMVTPDVRQSILEIVLELAADSGVDDVHLLIANALHRRMTEGEMRRMVGTKIFDAYYPDRYYNHDAEDPDGIVELERTAHNEVVAVNRRVAESDLIVYVNVNFVPMNGGHKSMGTGVTNYASLRAHHNPKTIRDSDSYMEPKASALYKSNSRIGTVIDKHLKVFHIETTLNNRMFGGPTDFLAKKEEDYTEADRLKFQALRFALGKMPRAAARKVLSAIPAPYDVTGVFAGATEPVHVKTLETSWKQYSVPVQGQSDIVIFPIPFISPYSVNSILNPLLVQVMGLGYFFNLNRGIPLVKKGGVLILLHPAYDEFDPEHHPSYIEFFNRILPETRDSMKLEHKYEREFAENPSYVHLYRKGNAYHGVHPFYMWYWGENGRQHVGKVIVAGAENNHVPALLGWDRTDTLTEAIEEARGFMGRSATISLMRIAPTLLADVKL, from the coding sequence ATGCGCCCTATCAAGACGCTCCAGAAGCTCTACGACGAGGAAAGCCAGGTCGTCATCACCGAGAAGGGAAGTCCCCCCCGCGCCCTCTTCTCGGGAGAGAACTTCCTGCTGGAAGACCTGCCGGTTGGCACGCGGGTCATCTTCCCCCGGCCCCCCATGGAAGGGGTGCCCAACGTCAAGGCCGCCATCCGCTGGGCCATCAACCACCCGGAGGGCATGGACCCGCTGCATGCGCTGCTCCGGCCGGGCATGAAGCTCACCTGCGTCATCGACGACATCTCGGTGCCGCTGCCGCCCATGGTCACCCCAGACGTGCGGCAGAGCATCCTCGAGATCGTCCTGGAGCTGGCGGCCGACAGCGGCGTGGACGATGTCCACCTGCTCATCGCCAACGCCCTGCACCGCCGCATGACAGAGGGCGAGATGCGGCGCATGGTGGGCACGAAGATCTTCGATGCCTACTACCCGGACCGCTACTACAACCACGACGCGGAAGACCCCGACGGCATCGTCGAGTTGGAGCGCACCGCCCACAACGAGGTGGTGGCCGTCAACCGCCGCGTGGCCGAGAGCGACCTCATCGTCTACGTCAACGTCAACTTCGTGCCCATGAACGGCGGGCACAAGTCCATGGGCACCGGCGTGACGAACTACGCCTCCCTGCGGGCGCACCACAACCCGAAGACCATCCGCGACTCCGACAGCTACATGGAGCCCAAGGCCAGCGCGCTCTACAAGAGCAACTCGCGCATCGGCACGGTCATCGACAAGCACCTCAAGGTCTTCCACATCGAAACCACGCTGAACAACCGCATGTTCGGCGGCCCCACGGACTTCCTGGCCAAGAAGGAAGAGGACTACACCGAGGCGGACCGGCTCAAGTTCCAGGCGCTGCGCTTCGCGCTGGGGAAGATGCCGCGCGCCGCGGCGCGCAAGGTGCTCAGCGCCATCCCGGCGCCCTATGACGTCACGGGCGTCTTCGCCGGAGCCACCGAGCCCGTCCACGTCAAGACGCTGGAGACGAGCTGGAAGCAGTACTCGGTGCCGGTGCAGGGGCAGAGCGACATCGTCATCTTCCCCATCCCGTTCATCTCCCCCTACAGCGTCAACTCCATCCTCAACCCGCTGCTCGTGCAGGTGATGGGGCTGGGCTACTTCTTCAACCTCAACCGCGGCATTCCGCTGGTGAAGAAGGGCGGGGTGCTCATCCTCCTGCACCCGGCCTACGACGAGTTCGATCCGGAGCACCACCCCAGCTACATCGAGTTCTTCAACCGCATCCTCCCGGAGACGCGGGACTCGATGAAGCTGGAACACAAGTACGAGCGCGAGTTCGCGGAGAACCCCAGCTACGTGCACCTGTACCGCAAGGGCAACGCCTACCACGGCGTGCACCCCTTCTATATGTGGTACTGGGGCGAGAACGGCCGCCAGCACGTGGGCAAGGTCATCGTCGCCGGGGCGGAGAACAACCACGTGCCCGCCCTGCTCGGCTGGGACCGGACCGACACCCTCACCGAGGCCATCGAGGAGGCCCGCGGCTTCATGGGACGCTCGGCCACCATCAGCCTGATGCGCATCGCGCCCACCCTGCTCGCGGATGTGAAGCTCTGA